The following coding sequences lie in one Myxococcus xanthus genomic window:
- the gatA gene encoding Asp-tRNA(Asn)/Glu-tRNA(Gln) amidotransferase subunit GatA — protein sequence MQLTDLTMLELAAKLAAGEVSSEEATRASLARIQQVDPKVRAFLRVDEAGALAAARASDVRRKSGSPASALDGVPLGLKDIFLTEGVETTAGSRILEGFVPPYDATVVRLLKEAGLPLVGKLNMDEFAMGSSNESSAFFPCHNPWDVSRTPGGSSGGSAAAVAAREVFGALGTDTGGSIRQPAALTNTVGLKPTYGRVSRFGVIAFASSLDQPGPMTRTVADAAALLQVIARPDARDATSADAPVPDYSADLEAGVRGLKLGVPREYFTEGMDPEVEAAVREALREYERLGATLVDVSLPHTKYALATYYLIAPAEASSNLARYDGVRFGLRAKDARSLRDVYALTREQGFGAEVKRRIMLGTFALSSGYYDAHYLRAQKVRTLIREDFTRAFQQVDALLSPTSPVPAFKLGEKVEDPLSMYLMDIYTLPCNLAGLPGLSVPCGFTKAGLPVGLQILGRPFDEAGLLRIARAYEREHDFFRRSAPL from the coding sequence ATGCAGCTCACGGACCTCACGATGCTGGAGCTGGCCGCGAAGCTGGCCGCGGGAGAGGTCTCCTCCGAGGAGGCCACCCGCGCGAGCCTGGCGCGCATCCAGCAGGTGGATCCGAAGGTGCGCGCCTTCTTGCGCGTGGATGAAGCCGGTGCCCTGGCCGCCGCTCGCGCCAGTGACGTGCGCCGCAAGTCGGGCAGTCCCGCCAGTGCCCTGGACGGCGTGCCGTTGGGGCTCAAGGACATCTTCCTCACCGAGGGCGTGGAGACCACCGCCGGCTCGCGCATCCTGGAGGGCTTCGTTCCGCCCTATGACGCCACGGTGGTGCGCCTGCTGAAGGAGGCGGGCCTGCCGCTGGTGGGCAAGCTGAACATGGATGAGTTCGCGATGGGCTCGTCCAACGAATCCAGCGCCTTCTTCCCCTGCCACAACCCGTGGGATGTGTCGCGCACGCCGGGCGGTTCGTCAGGTGGCTCGGCGGCGGCGGTGGCCGCGCGCGAGGTGTTCGGCGCGCTGGGAACGGACACGGGCGGCTCCATCCGCCAGCCCGCGGCGCTCACCAACACCGTGGGGCTGAAGCCCACCTACGGCCGGGTGTCGCGTTTTGGCGTCATCGCCTTCGCTTCGTCGCTGGACCAGCCGGGCCCGATGACGCGCACGGTGGCGGACGCGGCGGCGCTGCTCCAGGTGATTGCGCGGCCGGACGCACGGGACGCCACGTCCGCGGACGCGCCCGTGCCGGATTATTCGGCGGACCTGGAGGCTGGCGTGCGGGGCCTGAAGCTGGGCGTTCCGCGCGAGTACTTCACCGAGGGCATGGACCCGGAGGTGGAGGCCGCGGTGCGCGAGGCCCTGCGCGAGTACGAGCGTCTGGGCGCGACGCTGGTGGACGTGTCGCTGCCCCACACGAAGTACGCGCTGGCGACGTACTACCTCATCGCGCCCGCGGAGGCGTCCAGCAACCTGGCTCGTTACGATGGCGTGCGCTTCGGCCTGCGGGCGAAGGACGCGCGCAGCCTGCGGGATGTGTACGCGCTGACGCGGGAGCAGGGCTTCGGCGCGGAGGTGAAGCGCCGCATCATGCTGGGGACCTTCGCGCTGTCCTCCGGCTACTACGACGCTCACTACCTGCGCGCGCAGAAGGTCCGCACGCTCATCCGCGAGGACTTCACGCGGGCGTTCCAGCAAGTGGACGCGCTGCTGTCACCCACCTCGCCGGTGCCGGCCTTCAAGCTGGGTGAGAAGGTGGAGGACCCGCTGTCCATGTACCTCATGGACATCTACACGCTGCCTTGCAACCTGGCGGGCCTGCCCGGCCTGTCGGTGCCCTGCGGCTTCACGAAGGCGGGCCTGCCCGTGGGCCTGCAGATTCTGGGACGGCCCTTCGACGAGGCTGGCCTGCTGCGAATCGCCCGCGCGTACGAGCGCGAGCACGACTTCTTCCGTCGCTCCGCGCCCCTGTAG
- the gatB gene encoding Asp-tRNA(Asn)/Glu-tRNA(Gln) amidotransferase subunit GatB has translation MPVSDFQPVIGLEVHAQLLTQSKIFCGCSTAFGAEPNRNTCPVCLGMPGVLPVLNQRVAEFAVRTGLALECTIRPTSVWSRKNYFYPDLPKGYQITQFDQPICEHGRLVIDTPQGEKTIRILRIHMEEDAGKSVHDAGGGQSLVDLNRAGVPLLEIVSQPDLRDADEAVEYLKSMRDVLVYLGVNDGNLEEGSFRCDANVSVMPKGSTTFGQRCELKNLNSFRFLKQAIEYEIARQVDVIESGGKVVQETRLWDVNKGVTRSMRSKEEAHDYRYFPEPDLPPLHVSAEAIDAAAKALPELPRAKLQRFISQYGLPAYDARILTAERPLADYFEACAGHYKDYKKLSNWFLGELMRLLKEEGTPLSALRFTPAQLGALLGAVDQGTVSANAGKDVLGEMFRTGKAPADIIAEKGLAQVSDTGAIEAVVDDILAKNAGEIEKYRAGKKQVFGFFVGQVMRAMKGKGNPALVNELLKKKLGD, from the coding sequence ATGCCCGTGAGCGATTTCCAGCCCGTCATCGGCCTCGAGGTCCACGCGCAGCTCCTCACGCAGTCCAAGATTTTCTGTGGCTGCTCCACCGCGTTCGGCGCCGAGCCCAACCGCAACACCTGTCCGGTGTGCCTGGGCATGCCCGGTGTGCTGCCGGTGCTCAACCAGCGCGTGGCGGAGTTCGCCGTGCGCACGGGCCTGGCGTTGGAGTGCACCATCCGCCCGACGAGCGTGTGGAGCCGGAAGAACTACTTCTATCCGGACCTGCCCAAGGGCTACCAGATTACGCAGTTCGACCAGCCCATCTGTGAGCACGGTCGGCTCGTCATCGACACGCCGCAGGGCGAGAAGACCATCCGCATCCTCCGCATCCACATGGAAGAGGACGCGGGCAAGAGCGTGCATGACGCCGGTGGGGGCCAGAGCCTGGTGGACCTCAACCGCGCGGGGGTGCCGCTGCTCGAAATCGTCAGCCAGCCGGACCTGCGCGACGCGGACGAGGCGGTGGAGTACCTCAAGTCGATGCGGGACGTGCTCGTCTACCTGGGCGTCAACGACGGCAACCTGGAGGAGGGCAGCTTCCGCTGTGACGCCAACGTGTCGGTGATGCCGAAGGGCTCCACCACGTTCGGCCAGCGCTGCGAGCTGAAGAACCTCAACTCGTTCCGCTTCCTCAAGCAGGCCATCGAGTACGAGATTGCCCGGCAGGTGGACGTCATCGAGTCGGGCGGCAAGGTGGTGCAGGAGACGCGCCTATGGGACGTGAACAAGGGCGTCACCCGCTCCATGCGCAGCAAGGAGGAGGCGCACGACTACCGGTACTTCCCGGAGCCGGACCTGCCGCCGCTGCACGTGAGCGCGGAGGCCATCGACGCCGCGGCGAAGGCGCTGCCGGAGCTGCCTCGCGCGAAGCTCCAGCGCTTCATCAGCCAGTACGGGCTGCCCGCGTATGACGCCCGCATCCTCACCGCCGAGCGTCCGCTGGCCGACTACTTCGAGGCCTGCGCCGGGCACTACAAGGACTACAAGAAGCTCTCCAACTGGTTCCTCGGCGAGCTGATGCGCCTGCTGAAGGAGGAGGGCACGCCACTGTCCGCGCTGCGCTTCACGCCGGCGCAGCTGGGGGCGCTGCTGGGCGCCGTCGACCAGGGCACGGTGTCCGCCAACGCGGGCAAGGATGTGCTCGGGGAGATGTTCCGCACGGGCAAGGCCCCCGCGGACATCATCGCGGAGAAGGGCCTGGCCCAGGTGAGCGACACCGGCGCCATCGAGGCGGTGGTGGACGACATCCTCGCGAAGAACGCGGGGGAGATTGAGAAGTACCGCGCTGGCAAGAAGCAGGTGTTCGGCTTCTTCGTGGGCCAGGTGATGCGGGCCATGAAGGGCAAGGGCAACCCCGCCCTGGTCAACGAACTGCTGAAGAAGAAGCTCGGCGACTAA
- a CDS encoding carbon-nitrogen hydrolase family protein — protein sequence MDTATDIVELFALQPRVSLEDYASPAAFAARHRALAAKVDALRARDAAGQPRYPALVVWPESVGAPLLFLGHVHRVRRSTSLQGALKRVVLSEVWGVWNAWSDFRPPSLTECLYAARAPLVHRTLWNTFSGIARDFGLWVVAGSALLPASRRGEDSPDFEPFSARTYNTSYTFSPEGNCVAASRKANLVPSWEDGLHLSPGRPEDLPVLQTPFGKLATLIGYDGFAQPHTRDEPWFVPCAQYLDAMRVDVLAHPDLHAGPWTRPAQGERWRHEGLPAQLRTLRNVRYVVSAQQVGSLLGGTFEATSHILERTASGDVRVLAQAQTTQEEDVVHATVPTTAPGTP from the coding sequence GTGGACACGGCCACCGACATCGTCGAACTGTTCGCCCTCCAGCCCCGCGTCTCGCTGGAGGACTACGCCTCTCCGGCCGCCTTCGCCGCGCGACACCGTGCGCTGGCGGCGAAGGTGGATGCCCTGCGCGCCCGGGATGCGGCAGGCCAGCCGCGCTACCCGGCGCTCGTCGTGTGGCCGGAGTCGGTGGGGGCACCGCTGCTGTTCCTGGGCCACGTGCACCGCGTGCGACGAAGCACCTCACTCCAGGGTGCACTGAAACGCGTGGTCCTCTCCGAGGTCTGGGGCGTGTGGAATGCCTGGAGCGACTTCCGGCCGCCGTCGCTGACGGAGTGCCTCTACGCCGCGCGAGCGCCCCTCGTGCACCGGACGCTGTGGAACACCTTCTCTGGCATCGCGCGGGATTTCGGCCTGTGGGTGGTGGCGGGCAGTGCGCTGCTGCCCGCCAGCCGCCGGGGGGAGGACTCGCCAGACTTCGAGCCCTTCAGCGCTCGCACCTACAACACCAGCTACACCTTCTCCCCCGAAGGCAACTGCGTCGCGGCCTCGCGCAAGGCCAATCTGGTGCCCTCCTGGGAGGACGGGCTGCACCTCAGCCCTGGCCGCCCGGAGGACCTGCCCGTGCTCCAGACGCCCTTCGGCAAGCTGGCGACCCTCATCGGCTATGACGGCTTCGCCCAGCCGCATACCCGCGACGAGCCCTGGTTCGTCCCCTGCGCGCAATACCTCGACGCCATGCGAGTGGACGTCCTCGCCCATCCCGACCTCCACGCCGGGCCGTGGACACGCCCTGCCCAAGGCGAGCGCTGGCGACACGAAGGCCTGCCCGCGCAGCTGCGCACGCTCCGGAACGTGCGCTACGTGGTGAGCGCGCAGCAGGTGGGCAGTCTGCTCGGCGGCACCTTCGAGGCCACCTCGCACATCCTGGAGCGCACGGCCTCCGGCGACGTGCGAGTGCTCGCCCAGGCCCAGACGACGCAAGAGGAGGACGTGGTGCACGCCACCGTGCCCACCACGGCACCAGGCACGCCTTAG
- a CDS encoding isopenicillin N synthase family dioxygenase, translated as MSPTQRRIPVVNLSHYRTGTPQERARFVQVFGDGIKEFGFVTVEGHGIDDGLIRRTYTDVERFFALPEATKAQYAQAGHGGQRGYIGYGQEHAKNRQVGDLKEFWHVGRELPPDHQYHALYGPNVWPTEVSTFREHTLSLFNALDGAAGVMLQALAEYFGVARDTFSGMATDGNSVLRLIHYPPLKERFIPGGVRAAEHEDINLITLLCEGTASGLELLTRDGEWLPVDTLRGQIVVDSGDMLSRVTNEIIPATTHRVVNPRSKEEDTVRYSMPFFVHPYADCVLQALPCTQTADTPARHAPITADAFLKQRLRENGLLK; from the coding sequence ATGTCGCCAACCCAGCGCCGCATCCCCGTCGTCAACCTGTCCCATTACCGCACGGGCACGCCCCAGGAGCGCGCCCGCTTCGTTCAGGTGTTCGGCGACGGCATCAAGGAGTTCGGCTTCGTCACGGTGGAAGGCCACGGCATCGACGACGGCCTCATCCGCCGCACGTACACGGACGTGGAGCGCTTCTTCGCCCTGCCCGAGGCCACCAAGGCCCAGTACGCCCAAGCGGGGCACGGCGGCCAGCGCGGCTACATCGGCTATGGCCAGGAGCACGCGAAGAACCGCCAGGTGGGGGACCTGAAGGAGTTCTGGCACGTGGGCCGCGAGCTGCCGCCTGACCACCAGTACCACGCGCTCTACGGTCCCAACGTGTGGCCCACCGAGGTGTCCACCTTCCGCGAGCACACGCTGTCGCTCTTCAACGCGCTGGATGGCGCGGCGGGCGTCATGCTCCAGGCGCTCGCCGAGTACTTTGGCGTGGCGCGCGACACCTTCAGCGGCATGGCCACGGACGGCAACTCCGTGCTGCGGCTCATCCACTACCCGCCGCTGAAGGAGCGCTTCATCCCGGGGGGCGTGCGCGCCGCCGAGCATGAGGACATCAACCTCATCACCCTGCTCTGCGAGGGCACCGCGTCCGGCCTGGAGCTGCTCACCCGCGACGGGGAATGGCTGCCGGTGGACACGCTGCGCGGACAGATTGTCGTCGACTCGGGCGACATGCTCAGCCGCGTGACGAACGAAATCATCCCCGCCACCACGCACCGGGTGGTGAACCCGCGCAGCAAGGAAGAGGACACGGTGCGCTACTCGATGCCCTTCTTCGTCCATCCCTACGCGGACTGCGTGCTCCAAGCGCTGCCCTGCACCCAGACGGCGGACACCCCGGCGCGCCACGCGCCCATCACCGCGGATGCCTTCCTCAAGCAGCGGCTGCGCGAGAATGGCCTCCTGAAGTAA